From the bacterium genome, one window contains:
- a CDS encoding conjugal transfer protein TraF, which translates to MNSLSMKILMIRKNIFRTLVLFFISSSAILSRAYAGGGGESDARAVGMGRANTAVAENTEAYLWNPANLGLTSKNQDQMMLQIFATGFRVGNNVLSGPNYNKYNGRSFSEKDKKDFLDLFGSAHSLRANGDAEVRLLGFQYRNYSLNVKLNGTGYSKIPRGIFDLALSNYDVGTKSLNQKGNGGGEAYLDVSMSAGYPIKNIFPDVVKEMAAGMTLKYIKGFGQFTISDMHGIIEKSDSIITRGSYFTRQSEGGSGFGIDLGTVAKINRHWTVGISVMNVFSQVNWTKNDSIRKGSFSIRANDVFDIDFRDNKKDSLSSQYNSDKNDTSYHIGSYTRKLPMILRVGAAYQYNKKLLLTGDLEHFLNDAGGSTVPRMAVGAEYRTSDFVLLRGGLSLGGDNRGFNVSTGAGFLWGKTTIDIATNNFEGLITLRRFSFALNVKTILR; encoded by the coding sequence TTGAATTCTTTATCGATGAAGATATTAATGATTAGAAAAAACATTTTTCGCACACTCGTTCTATTTTTTATTTCATCATCCGCCATATTGTCACGGGCTTATGCCGGCGGCGGGGGAGAATCCGATGCGCGCGCCGTAGGTATGGGCCGCGCCAATACCGCCGTTGCAGAAAATACGGAAGCCTATTTGTGGAATCCGGCCAACCTCGGACTTACTTCCAAAAACCAAGATCAAATGATGCTGCAGATTTTTGCAACCGGATTTCGAGTTGGCAATAATGTTCTAAGCGGCCCCAATTACAACAAATATAACGGAAGATCATTCAGCGAAAAAGATAAAAAAGATTTTCTAGACCTGTTTGGCAGCGCCCATTCTCTAAGGGCTAACGGAGATGCTGAAGTAAGACTTCTTGGGTTTCAATATCGGAATTATTCGTTAAACGTCAAACTTAACGGTACGGGTTATTCCAAAATTCCCAGAGGAATTTTTGATCTGGCTTTAAGCAACTACGATGTAGGGACGAAATCATTGAATCAAAAAGGCAATGGCGGCGGCGAAGCCTATTTAGATGTGAGTATGTCGGCAGGATATCCTATCAAAAATATATTTCCGGATGTTGTGAAGGAAATGGCCGCGGGTATGACGCTAAAGTATATCAAGGGATTTGGCCAATTCACCATTTCGGATATGCATGGCATTATTGAAAAAAGCGATTCGATCATTACCCGGGGAAGTTATTTTACGAGACAGTCGGAAGGCGGCAGCGGATTTGGTATCGATCTCGGTACTGTGGCAAAGATCAACCGGCACTGGACTGTCGGAATCAGCGTGATGAACGTCTTCAGCCAGGTGAATTGGACAAAGAATGATTCCATTCGTAAAGGATCATTTTCAATTCGCGCCAACGATGTTTTTGACATCGATTTCAGAGACAATAAGAAAGACAGTTTATCATCTCAATATAACTCGGATAAAAATGATACATCGTATCATATCGGCTCGTACACGAGAAAATTACCGATGATTTTACGTGTCGGCGCCGCGTATCAGTACAATAAAAAATTGCTTCTGACCGGCGACCTTGAACATTTTCTGAATGATGCTGGCGGTTCCACCGTTCCCAGAATGGCCGTTGGCGCGGAGTATCGGACGTCGGACTTTGTTTTACTGCGTGGAGGATTGTCGCTTGGCGGCGATAATCGCGGCTTTAATGTTTCCACGGGCGCGGGATTTTTGTGGGGTAAGACTACGATCGACATTGCTACCAATAACTTCGAAGGCCTCATTACGCTCAGGCGATTTTCGTTTGCATTAAATGTAAAGACGATCCTGCGTTAA